In Chroicocephalus ridibundus chromosome 21, bChrRid1.1, whole genome shotgun sequence, the sequence CGCGCTCTGTCAAAATGCACCTGAAATACGACCTGAAGGGCTCCACCTACAAGCGCCGAGCATCCCAGAAGGAGCGAGAGAAGGTCTTCCCTACGTACAAGGACTTGGATTTTATGCAGGACATCCCTGATGGCCTCTTCCTAGACTCTGATATGTATAATGCTCTGTGCAAAACGTTACAGAGAGACTGTTTGGTAAGTGGAAGGGTGAAGTGCATTTTTCTGAGCCTTTCCCACAGAAAGGAGGTGACAGTTGCCACCCATGTAGCCTCTGCCTGTCCACTTAGAGACcctgtttttttggtggtggtgtggaCAAGAAGCAGGACCTGGACCCCAGTTTCGTTCAGTATTTCCAACCTGAATTAACCCCAGCACTGCCTCTAGGGGTGCAGGAGCCTCACTGTGCCAAGGTTGAGCTCTGGAGCCGGGCAGGAtctggggagaggggtgggatgaTTGGCTGAGACTGGTGTCTCAAGTTGGGTGGCAGTGCAAAAGTCAGTCTTCTCCCCTGGCTTGGGTCCCTGCCTGCACAGGAGTACCACCGATGGCTTTCCTCTGACTCCCTCTGATGGCTGTAGATGAGCTGACTGTGCATGAGCTGGGGATTAAAAGCCATCCCCTCAATACACTGAGGGCTCTAGGCAAAAATGCTGAGTACGCTTCTGAAAATGTCTGCTCTGACAGTTTCCCTGGGCTTGCAGTAACGAGTGAGCCTCTGTTGACTTTCTGCCCAGGTCCTGCAGAGCTTTAAAATCATGGATTACAGTTTGCTTGTTGCGATCCATAACATCGATCTGGCTCAGAGAGAGCACGCGATGGCGGACGGGACATCCCAGACCGACATGCGGCGACCGGCTGCCCAGAAGGCCCTCTACTCGACAGCCATGGAATCCATCCAAGGAGAGGCCCGGCGAGGTGGCACCATAGAGACAGATGACCAGTAAGTCTGTGTCGGTGTTAACTGTTCCCAGTGAAACACTGTGAGGAGAGAGGGGTAAAACCCAAGCTTGGCTCATGGAGACTTAATTTAGATGCAGACAGGGCTGTGCAGGATTGCTGTCACGCCGGCCAGAGAGGTCTCAACGTCAAATTTCGTGCTTTTACCTTTGATTTCCTTTACTTAACGCACAAAAGATTTTCTCGCCTTCCAGGTGACATTTGAGAGTTCTCCGCCCGCCGGTTATTGGCAGCTTCAACTATTGATTTCCATCCACCTCTAAAAGGCGTAGCGAGTGCTTTGTTAGATCGGACTAAGAGCCCAGAAAGTCCAGCTGCCGTTTTAGTATGGATGGTAGTGGATGGTCTTTGCAGTTGCTTGGTCTCCTCTCATGGATGAGTTGGGATTAATCCTCATCTTCAATAAAATTGTCATagggggggaaaaggggtcaGTTCTCGGGAGGTTTAGCTAACTTACTGAAATAGCAATTTGCTCTGCCTTGTCTTCCCCAATTCGTAGCTGAACAGTAGGTGCCTCCCGCATGTTGACGCTTGTTAAATAGCTCACATAATATTCAGCCCACGCTAGGCTGCGTGAGAACACCCTGCTTCATGTTTGTGCCTTCTCCTCTTCTAGGATGGGAGGCATTCCAGCCCGCAACGCGAAgggggagaggctgctgctgtacATCGGCATCATTGATGTGTTGCAGTCCTACAGGTAAGAAACATTTAGTAAGAGCTTTGTATCACCTAAGGGTGAAGACCACTTTCCAGCGTTGTCTGCCCCTGCTTGCTTGTCAAGATTGGCTTTCAAGAAATAGTTAAGACgcaaataaacattatttttttttttaaatttatttgccACTTTCTATTTTCTTGAAGTCAAGCATTTTGGGATCAGTTTCTGGGTCTTGCTTACTGTATTTACTTCGTGTTCCCGGAATAGATTTACTCTTATGAGGTTGTTTTTGTGTGCTGTGGTGGTTGCACACAGGCACTGTGCAGGAAGTGGCAAGGAAAAAACAAGCGGTGGCTTAAAATGGCCATAACCACTTCtccctgtaaaatgaaaaatagctgTAAGGCTTAccttttcttctatttatattaaaatgcagtATGCAGAGGGTCACGTGTGTAACGTCGCTGTTAAATGTCACTGCAAGTTAACTGCCCTTGATAATGACGCCTGGGAAACTCTTCCCCCTTGGGAGAGAACTGTGCAATCAGCCCCGGTGTCTGTGGCACAGTGTTAGCAAAATGGGACAATGAAGAGAATCTAAAGCCACAGCAgcttgtgtttggggtttgttggccACTGTGGTCAGCAGCCAAGCTCGGTACTGAGCGAGCACGATATGATACAGACTGGGGACTTGGTGTGAAAACTCTTCTTAATTCTTTCCTTTGTCAGATTTGTCAAGAAGCTGGAGCACTCTTGGAAGGCCCTTGTACACGATGGGGTATGTagaaaaatatcactttttaatttgtttagcaAGAATACCAGCATCTTTTCAAATTGTGCCCGCTGTCCTCGCTCCTTCTGGGCACAGGATCCTGGATTTCTAAGGCATGTGTGTGTTTCCCCTCTTATATAAAAGTATTACTTTCTAGGTACTCTCAGAAACGCTGCCTTTGTTAACACTCCTCGTCTACTCGTCTGTTAACAAGTGTTGATTGCTTTGTACATAATGCCTACTGCTTGTAGCTAATCTGCTTCTCACAGCCGCTAGCGAGAGCGGCTCTGAGGATCCCCGGCTGTTCCTAGTCCGACACAGCATGTGTTTCAAGGCTAACGGCCTGAGAGAAACTCATGTTAACCTTGATCACGTATTAATTCAGATTCACACATTAATGTTTGTCCCTTGGACTTCCAGGACACTGTATCTGTGCATAGACCCAGCTTCTACGCCGAAAGGTTCCAACGGTTCATGTGCAACACAGCGTTCAAGAAAATACCATGTAAGTATGTCCGCGCAGCTGTAACCTCAGCAATTGCCGTGGTTTCTGGCTTCTCCCTGCTCAGCAGCTGTGGTTTGGGAAGGTGGACGGTAGCGTGCAAGATCTTTAGGAAGTCTCTTGTGCTGTGTcaccccttccttccttctaGATTGTTCTTGTCTCACAGATGTGACCTTATAGGAGCTGTTTCATCCATCAGCTTGTTCCTTCAGGGCACAGCCCTTGCGACAGACTCTGTCACTGGAAAGTTGCTGCATcgggtttttttctcattcttgaatgtgttaaaaaaatgctttctgttttgtttttgtttttttttttttttttttttttaagtaaagccATCCCCTTCGAAGAAGAGCCGGTCTGGCACAACAGTTCCTCGGCGGAGCTGTCAAGGAGGAGTGCCTTCCCAGTCACACTTGTCGTGTGAGACAAAAGCACAAGTAACAACGGAGGCGGATATAGAGCAAGGTTAGTGCCTAGAGAGGTTATTTTTCAGCTTGTATTTGTCTAATCGAAGCTTGCGGCCTCCTGAGCTGTGCAAGACACCTCCACGTTGTTTTGTGGTCTTGCCAGGGGAGCGCTTGTTTTCTGGGGTTGTGGGTGCAGGAAACCAAATGGGGCCAAAACCTCGTATTCACCAAATGGCCTTTGACGGCACCGTGAGAAAGCCTGGAGGAGCAGCGAGCCCTTCAAACACTTGGCTGTTTCCAGGTATTCTGTTGCAACAAATGCAGGGCAGGATGATAAACCTTGTGTTTCAGTAAAAGCCAGGCCCCAGGAGGTGAGGAATTGTTTCTTCATGGGATCTTTCAGCCTTGTCCAAGCATCCGGCGTGGCCCGTGCTCCCCCTGGGAAGTGGGCTGAGATGCGTGCCAGTCCCATGGGCCTGGGCTTTTGCCAGCAGCTCGTCCCTGTGGGGTTTGGGCCAGGGCAGAAGCTGGGCTAGGTGGTCATGTGGAGACTGGGACTTGGACCAGAGAACTGCTTGTAGGGCTGGTTCTTCAGTGCTTAGGTCTCTCTGATGTCTTGGGCGGGATCCAGCACGGATCCCGACCTGTGGCTAGTGTGGGAGCTCGTGCCACACGATCCCACTTGTGCTGGTGATGGAACAGTCTGTGCTTCAACTCAGGTTCCCACCTTGGTCGCCCAGATCTCCTGCCCAGGACCCTGCCGGTAGACGAAGCTAACAGCGACTCCATCGCGACGACCCTGTCCACATCTTCCTTGGGCAGCGGAGGCCTCAACTCGCCCGCAAACAGGTAAGGCTCTTGCTGTTCTGGCGCATGGCGGGCCAGCGGCTCCTGCGTTCATGAGCTGTGGGAGGACTTTGTGCTGCTTTATGGATGTTGTGGGTTTTGGCATGCTTGCAGAAATACCCGTTTGAGTGGTCCGTGTGGTGTTGAGCAAGTTCGGTGCTGTTGGTTTGAGCATGTGCAAGGCGTGGAGCATTGTGTCATCGTTCCTGTGTGCAGTTCTTACAGATGACATGATCTTGCATCTTCTGCTTGGGCCGTGTGGGGGTCCCGGTGGCTTTTAGTTCCTTGTGTGTTCTGTATTTAATGGCTTTGTTCTGGAGTTGAGGTAATTGTGCTAATTAAAGTGAGGTGGTGAAAGCGTCACTGCCAAAATGTACGTGAAGAGCATTGATGTGACGATGGGTGATGCTGAAAATgaccttcctgctgctcttttcaGAGGGTTGGGCTCTCTTGCAACTTGCTGACTGGGTTAGCGTTGAGCTCCTACAACTCCTCGGGAAAGGAGGCTGCCAGGGATGTGCGCAGGTGTGTGAATGTCTCAGAAGCTGAATGCATGGACAGCCCTGAGGGGGCCGGTGGCTGCCTTTGAACGTTTTGTTTCTTGCTGAAGTGGTAAGACcggcagggatgaggaggagctaTGGTCAGAGGACGATCCCTTTCAGAGAAGTTGTTCTGAGGTGTTAACTTCTCCTTCTGGAAGCAATCGGAAACCATCTTCCCCATTCCTGACCCACTGCCTGCACAGTGGCACTGACTGAGGTGCCTGCTCTCTCCTGAGCTGCAGGAAAACGGGATGCAATTGTCATTAACGCCTCTTGCTGCCTCTGTAAAAGGTGGAAACTTCTTGGTAGGGATCCTAAACCAGAGCTGCTCCTTTCCAGTACGTCAGCATGCCTGAGGTGTTCTTTTTACTTACTTAACAGCAGGTCTCTCTCCTTCAATCTCTACGTAGGTCAGTGGGCGTACAAGTGCATAAAGCTGACAGCTCAGCAAAGGATTTGACTAGAACAGCTCCTGGCATCTTCCTGTCTAGGTGAGGGGAGGAACCAGACTTTGCCTGAACCCTTCTCCTGTCTGGAGGGTGTCCTCAGTGAGACTTACCCTGGGATTTGGCCTCACGCTTGTTGCTGGCCAGTGGTTACAGAGGTTCTGTACAGTCAGTTCACTCCTAAAATGCAGTGCTGTAACACAGCGTGTCCTGTGCCGAGGCTCAGCAGTCCTTAACGTGTCTGTCTGCTGTAAGGCTCAATCGTAAAACCTCTCAGGAAGGTGTCCTTCTCGCCCCGCGTGGCACTGAGCGCCTGTCTTGGTAAAAGCATACGTTCTGGTGGGTAAGAGCAAACTTGCTGCACCACTGGGTTGAGTCCCAAGAGGTTCCCCAGATGTGAAATCTGGTCTGTGTTTGCCCCAGGTACCTCTGGACTAGAGTACGCTGCTTACCGTACCCTGCGGGCACTCCAGCACGTGCTTACCCTTTGCCAACGTGCTATAAAAccacgtgccaggagggagaacagCCCAGTGTTCTCTCCTGCGTGGGGCCCTGGGATCCGAGTGCCCTGCGTCAGACCTCTTGTTAGAGGCTTAAAGCCACTTTTGCAAGGTCCGTAAATCCACTTGGGAGATCAGTAAAGCTCTGCAAACCCTGGAAAGGATGAAGGCAATTTGTGGATTGTTGATTTGTAACAGCATAACTTGTTGAATGGATTTCAGAAGGCggttttgtgttggtttcttttttttttctccccctctctacAGAATCAGCCAGTCTCGTGGGGTGTTTACCACCCTTTGGGGAGGTAACCCCCATTTGAGAGGGGCACTTTTCTCTTAAGCGCTGTaatttaatggtggacttggtagtgttaggttaatggctggactcaatcttgagggtcttttccaacctaaacggtGCTATGATTCATGCTGCAGCCCCGCGTTAGGGCAGTGCTGCTTTAGCGCTAATTAAGACAACCCTCAAGGGCTGTCTGCGCTGTAACCAACGCTGAGCATCCTCGCCTTTAATTTCTGCGTAGGTCAGAAGCAGCGAGTCACCAGTTTGAGagctcagcagaggaggaagccaGAGCGGCTCAGAGTAACCGGGCGCATAGGTGAGGCACGACCAGGCAGAGCGGGAGCTGTGCCTTCCCGACGGGGGTCCCCACATCTCCGTTCGGGTGTTGATCCAAAGGTGTTTGTGCAGGGTGATGTGTAGCCCGATGACTGAACAGCTCGATGCTTCCTGTACTTGGGTAACAGGCAATCGAATACCCACTAATTAAGGCAAGCACTGCAGGCAGGCTGTGACAAGCCCTGGGTGTCAGCCACAGGAGGGCCGAGCGGGTCATGCCAGCCCAAAACCTCCTCTGTTAGTCACCAGTGCCCCAGAGAGCCCTGGCTGCTCGGCCTAGGGGAAGTACGCACTCGCAGCCTTGACTCCTCGCTCAAGGGGCAAGGAGAGAGGCTGTGGTCACCATATCCTCAGGAGGAAGCGGGGCAAGACCCAAGCTGGGAATGGGAGTTCCTCAGCCAGCAGATTGCAGCCATTTTGCTGGAGGATCGTGGAAGAAGGAGGGAAATAATGGGGTATTAGAGTAAAGCAAGTCGTCTTCCCGGCCCCACCTTCCCTCCTTGGCAACGTATCCCATCAGGCGCTCAGCGTGCCCGTGTTATGTATCCTACTGTCAGGCTGTAGCATTCAGAGCGTAAAAGGTTTGTAAAAGGTTCGTTTTCAAACAAGGATGCCTCTGCCTGGCGAGGCTGAGACTCGCTGAGCTCCGGTGCTTCGTGATCTCTTCGTCCCTGGACTGTTTTCGCACAGGACCTTTTCTCTGTTGAGGAGGTGCTCGAAGATTTATGTAAAGAGGTGCTGCTGCTTGCCTGGACAAAAGATCCTTGTTTCTAATGTCTGAAGTCCCGTCGACTAGGGGGGATGATTTTCTAGGTGGTGTGTTTTGGGTGCCTGCCCCAGCAGGGATCGTGTTGCCTGTGCCTCCACATAAACCTGCCTAACAAACGCCTTTGTGCCGTGCTGGGTCGTTCCGTTGGCTGGGTACGACAGGGCAGCCCTGGAGATGGGACTTACTGACAGCTCACTTCTAAAAACTGCTTTACAGGTCTCCCCCTTCTGTTTCCCCAGCGGCTCCCCAGGACCTTCCATCCCTGAGTGTTCCACAGAGCTGAGAGAGCAGCTCGAAGACCTGCAGGAGACAGAGATAAGCTTTGTGAGTACCTCTGTTCAGGAGGAAGAGAGCGGCTCTGGGGGTAATGGAGAATTGTAGGGGTTATGTGGTCCCTAATTGTGCCGGGAACAGAGGCACTGGGTGGTGTGAGTCGACCAGAGCAGGAGCAGATCTTCTTAATCCCCCTCTGGTACGCGAAAGCTCAGCCCGCTTTGTACCAGGCACCGTTCCTGCTCTTGGTGATAtctgctgccccagctgccttAAATTGGGTAAGCGGGAGGCAAAGCAGAGACATTCCTCTTTCCTGAGGGCCCAGAGCGGGTCTGATGGCAGAGATAAAGCGGGGACAGCAAGGCTCAtcttgctctgcctgcagcagagggtGAATACTCACAGATCCTCCTGTTTTAATGTAAGATCATGGCTGGGGCAAGCCTGAACTCGAGAGCCCCCTCCGCTCTGCCTctcctgggatggggaagggtTAGGGGAGGGCCAGGCAGGagacctcctgctgctcttcctcgGAGGAAGGcagacccctccccagcatctccccctcttttctcttcACAGTGAAGCAACGCCGAGACCGCCGCAATGGAAGCAGACTGTTCTGCGCTCTGCGTGGTCTGTGGAGTCTGACAAACGTTCAGCCCCTGTTGCtgatttattatatatattatttttttttaaaaaagaaatcttatctGGACAGAAACCTAAACGCTGGAAGGCTGGGCTACACTTAGTGGGATAGTATTAACAAAGTCCGAGCCAGCGCAGCTGAGCCTCGGACACCTGGAAGTCTCCTTACAGCAGAGCCCACCGCTGTGTCCCTGCTGGCCTCCTTTCTTTGAAGCCCGGCGGGAGCAAAGCCGGCtgttgggagggagggggaagaggaggaactgCTCTGCGTGGCCTGAAGCCCTCTGGAAAAGGGATCTGACTTTCAGGGAGTTAACTGCTTAAGACGTTGACACCACAAACCTTGCGAGAACGAGCAGCTCTTTGGAGTTCCTTGGGGGGAAACGGGCATTAGAGCCTCGTTGGGGCAGTTTGCGACAGAGCAACGtgggtttattttgtattttaaacaagtttttaatTTAAGTGTTTCTCTGAATTCAGTCATATCACTTCTTTTTAGTCCTGCagtataggctttttttttttttttaaataaataggatttttttcagtgttccGCCAGAAAGTATCCCATGTGAGAGGCAGAaagggggagcaggagctgcactGACTGTGGATGGGCTTCTCTCCCCCgccagctgctcctgctgccggaGCCGCCTCCGTTTTCAACCTTGCATCGCCCCAAGAGCGCCGAGGAGAGCCGGGCGCTGCGCTGCTCGCAGGACTTTGAATGTGCGAAGCTTTTGAGATGTCAGGGAGGTTTTGGATTGCTTTACCCCCCGGTTTTTAAACTCGGCCCTTTCATCCTTTCCCCGCCCGGCAGGGAGTCGCAGGTGAAGGGAGATCTTTGGGAGGGGCacgctttttttaaaagtatttcttaagcAAACGGACCAAACCCAGCCTGCTCCggtcccttcccctgccctctgtCCTGCTGTGGGCACCACCTCCAAAACCCTTCCCGTTTTTATAGCGCGGCTCCCTTTTGATATCTCACCTGTATCGCCGCTCCTGGCGGCTCGAAACCGAGATTCCTACATAAACGGGACAGACTTCTGCCTCCACAAAAGTACGGGGCATTTTGAGtctgattttaaacaaaataataagcTGAAAGGAGGGATTGTTCTGCTGCCATTTCCCCGCGGTGACGCCTGGCCCACGCCGGCTGCAGACGCTTCTCTAGAGATCTCAGAGCAGATGTTGGACTGAGCTTTATTTTCactaaatgcttttttaaaagaaatgaagtgaCTCTTCCCCGTGTTCCCGGTGGGTTAGAATCCTCcgttcttttttatatatatatatatatataaaaaaaaaaataatttaaagtttgCCCTTGCGGTAGTGCAAGGGGTTTCTATACTAATTAGCAATGATTGCTAAGGAAACGAAGAATGTAGTGGTgtagaaagggatttttttagttGATGTTTCAGAGCCAAGTCTCTTCCCACTTCAACCTTTTAAAGTGGATGCAACACAAGCTGATATTTTTTaagacaaagcttttttttttttttttttaaatgctactacttttttttttttttttttttttttttttcttctctcgaAAGACCAAGCGGAATGGCCTTACTCCGGGTACCCGGATCCCCAGGGGGTTGGTGGAGCACCAGGACAGTCGCTGTTCACAAACTGTTTGGTTCTCAAGGGCTCTCAAACCTTCCGACGCCGTTGATGTCGCGCCGAGGCCCGCGAGCGGGAGGAGGATCGGCTCGGGGACGCCCGCGTTGTCCCTGCTGGACCTTCGTCTCCCTCCCTGCGCCTCTGACTCCCTCCAGCAGATTCCACTTTATCGCTGCAGTAACTGTCTATATTAGACACTCGTTTCGTATCTTCCCTCCTAACCCctatttgtttgttggtttttttttttttttaccaggagggaagaaaacagagtctcagtttttttcatgatttaatatttatgaaattgtATTTAagtgttggggtgttttttttttgtttttttttttcttttcctggggaTAGTTACTCGGCGagtagggaggtggggggggggtgacgtTTATATATCGAACTCTGCTTTGTAATGGGTTTTCAGAACTGCTTCTTTTCGTGTGTGCGTGTTTCGAAGTGACGGGTGCCGGGTTTTCATGTCTTTTTAAACCCCCAAGTGGCTTTTCTCCAGCGCGGGGAGGGGACTTCGCTTCTCCGGCCACACCGGGGAAGGTGGACACCTACTGCGACCTCCAGATTGACGCCGGGTGACGGGACGGAGCATGGATGGACGGACCTCTCCTGTCCTGCTCAGCGTCGGCATTGTCGCCGCCGGGACACCCGGGGAGGGACAGACCTGTGTCCCCCTTcccttgccccatccctggggagcagctcGCGCCGTGCGTGACCGTTGTCCTTTCGGCTGTGTAACGCTTGTGGCCTCGTCCGCTGTTGGAACCGCGCGCAATACACGGTGTGCTGCTGAACCCACCGCCGCCTGCCTCCTCTGTCCGGGGCGGGGACAtgggcttttaaagaaaaaaagctgtatttttttttttttccctatgatcATCTTCCAAAGCAGGATTTCCAAAGAGGGTTTTGATAGGTTTGCGTAACAGCCCTGTGTTCGTGATATACTTGGGAGAATTCAACAAACTTATCTGTCCAGGaaacattttgtctgttttgacaTTCATTCCTGACAAAGTCTGAGTTAAAAACAACATCATAAACAACACAAACGCCAACATAAAAagccagtaaaaacaaaaatatatttggaaaaaccCCGATGTTTTTAAACCAGATTTTTTAGGAAGTTAAGGGATTAACCAAAGAAGCGGGACCTAAGATAACACATCTAGGGGATATCATCTATTAGCTGTAGTTACGCAAACAGCCGTATTTTTAAATGGAGCTGCGCATCCGTGCAGGTGTCTGCACAAAGTGGATGATTTGGGGCAGTGGGAATGGCACAATACTGCAAGCGTTGAAACAGATGCTGGAAAGGTCAGTTTTTCATGCTTACTCGCTAGCTTGGCAACACCAGCAAGAACGTAAGAAGTATTTATACTTTAGGAGCTGTATGATTACACGCCTGAATTCTTGGAATTCAGCTTCAGTGCGGCACCTGTCCTCCGTGTTCTGCCTGACTCTCGGTTCAGATTCCCTCACGCTCTTGGCTGCCGCAGAGCTGGATGTGCCGGAGGAGTTGATGTGAAGAAGCCGGAGGATTCTCCTGTTCCTCTCTCGCTAAACCGCAAAGTAAGCGGGTGACAGGGCCCAGGCGGGCACTGGCCCATCCCTTTGCGGACGAGGAGGGATGGGGCTCGGGCCCGGGCTGGCTGCCGGACATTTGCAGGGCCGTCGCTTGGATGAGGGAGAAATTCTCCGGCGGTGGCGCAGGGGCAccctccccaggcccagctcccAGACATGGCGGCGGGAGGGTGTTCGAAGCGGCGTGTGGAGCTCTTCGAGTCAGGGCCGAGCGGAGACTCCTGGCTTCTTCCCCACCTCGGGGGGTGGCGGAGGGAGGGGACGGTCCCTGTGTCCCCGCCGCTACCGCGGCCTtcccgggactacagctcccggcctgccccgcgcccgccgcgaCCCACCTCGCAAGACGGGAAGCGGCGATTGGTCGCTAGCGCCGAGCCAATCGGCGAGAGCCTTGTTAGGTCGGATCCGGGCCGGTCTTGAGGCAAAAGGAGGCAAGATGGTTCTGGAGAGCACCATGGTGTGGtgagcggccgggccgggccaccGTGGGGGGCTCTGAACCCCCCGACCCTCCCCCctcgctccgccccgccgcccgccccgagcCCCCGCGGCCGACTGGGGGCCTCCGCCGCTTTCCCTGAGTCATCCCgggcggcggcagggccgggccgggcctgagGGGGGttgtggggccggggaggggaggccGGGTCTGAGGCGGGGGTTGGGGGCAGAAGGCAGGagctgagggggctgtggggctggagggggtcgggggaggcagggcctggggggtgaaggcagggcctgggggggttgtggggccggggagggcgggcCGGGCCTGAGGGCGGctgggggactgggagggggtgtGGTGTAGGAAGAGCTGTGTGGGGAAGCAAAGTGGGGGGCTGAGGATAGAATTGGGGTAGGGGGAGGCTTTTGAGGGGGGAAGACGGAGGAGAGAGGATGGTTTAAGTTGGGGTGGGGTCAAGGTGGCAGTGAAGGTTTTGGGGGGGAGTTTGGGGGCGAATAGGACaggctggggtgaggagggctctGTGGTGGGGCAGGCTCCTGGTGGAGTGGAGGaggtgaggaggcaggagcagggggaaggggcTCCTGTAGGTGCTAatgggcaggaggaggctggcaaggtgtggggcagaggcagcactTGGGGGGCAGAGGAGATGGCTACGATGGGGCTCTGGCGTGATGCAGTGCCAGGCAATGCTGGGACAACAAATTGGGGTCACATGCCAGGGGAGGAGGGCCAGGGTACAGCAGACTCTGCCGGGGCGCTGGGCATGGGTACCTGTGGCCCAAGAAGGGTCAGTCGCTTGGGGCCTGTCCCAGCACTGCTGGGACACGGTGGGTTGGTGCTTGGGCAGTCCTGTGTGAAGGTCTTCTGTTATTGTCTCGCTCAGCATCAGTGTTGAGCTGAGAGGTTTTTGTCCCTGGGCACCAAATGCAGCCAGGGCTGGAAGCGGAGGTGAACTTTGGTGTGTTGTTATTATCACAGCAGCTACAGTCCTGTtatcttttggttttggtggttgaGAAGGCTGTGATAGAGAAAATCAGTGAAATCTGCCCAGGTTCTGTTGTTTCCTTGGCTGTCTATATAGTCCTGCAGCTGTTTGGATAAAGATAGTACCGTAGCCTGACTTGCTAAGCATATACTGAAGTCCTTGATGTTTTCTCTGGGTAACTCTTTGCTTACTCATGTTTAAGGGAAATCGTCACAGGTAGCTTTCTTCAGAAGAAACTTTTCCCTTGGTGTTAAAACTAAGAAATTCTGGCAGTGGTCCTCAGGGAAGTCTTAATTTGGGGCCAAAATAAACTCTCAAGGTCTTCTTTAACTAGTCATCCTTCCTGGGGTCGCTTTCCTGAAGGCTGGCCTAAGAGA encodes:
- the PIP5K1A gene encoding phosphatidylinositol 4-phosphate 5-kinase type-1 alpha isoform X8, translating into MASAGPESGGSSGSSGGLADFSFLCCSVMSFRRGSSTFKKSLTPEMPGSSGQPGSQTIKKGHRGVDSTGETTYKKTTSSALKGAIQLGITHTVGSLSTKPERDVLMQDFYVVESIFFPSEGSNLTPAHHYNDFRFKTYAPVAFRYFRELFGIRPDDYLYSLCSEPLIELSNSGASGSLFYVSSDDEFIIKTVQHKEAEFLQKLLPGYYMNLNQNPRTLLPKFYGLYCVQAGGKNIRIVVMNNLLPRSVKMHLKYDLKGSTYKRRASQKEREKVFPTYKDLDFMQDIPDGLFLDSDMYNALCKTLQRDCLVLQSFKIMDYSLLVAIHNIDLAQREHAMADGTSQTDMRRPAAQKALYSTAMESIQGEARRGGTIETDDQMGGIPARNAKGERLLLYIGIIDVLQSYRFVKKLEHSWKALVHDGDTVSVHRPSFYAERFQRFMCNTAFKKIPLKPSPSKKSRSGTTVPRRSCQGGVPSQSHLSCETKAQVTTEADIEQGSHLGRPDLLPRTLPVDEANSDSIATTLSTSSLGSGGLNSPANSGSPGPSIPECSTELREQLEDLQETEISF
- the PIP5K1A gene encoding phosphatidylinositol 4-phosphate 5-kinase type-1 alpha isoform X1, with protein sequence MASAGPESGGSSGSSGGLADFSFLCCSVMSFRRGSSTFKKSLTPEMPGSSGQPGSQTIKKGHRGVDSTGETTYKKTTSSALKGAIQLGITHTVGSLSTKPERDVLMQDFYVVESIFFPSEGSNLTPAHHYNDFRFKTYAPVAFRYFRELFGIRPDDYLYSLCSEPLIELSNSGASGSLFYVSSDDEFIIKTVQHKEAEFLQKLLPGYYMNLNQNPRTLLPKFYGLYCVQAGGKNIRIVVMNNLLPRSVKMHLKYDLKGSTYKRRASQKEREKVFPTYKDLDFMQDIPDGLFLDSDMYNALCKTLQRDCLVLQSFKIMDYSLLVAIHNIDLAQREHAMADGTSQTDMRRPAAQKALYSTAMESIQGEARRGGTIETDDQMGGIPARNAKGERLLLYIGIIDVLQSYRFVKKLEHSWKALVHDGDTVSVHRPSFYAERFQRFMCNTAFKKIPLKPSPSKKSRSGTTVPRRSCQGGVPSQSHLSCETKAQVTTEADIEQGSHLGRPDLLPRTLPVDEANSDSIATTLSTSSLGSGGLNSPANRSVGVQVHKADSSAKDLTRTAPGIFLSRSEAASHQFESSAEEEARAAQSNRAHSGSPGPSIPECSTELREQLEDLQETEISF
- the PIP5K1A gene encoding phosphatidylinositol 4-phosphate 5-kinase type-1 alpha isoform X7, which codes for MPGSSGQPGSQTIKKGHRGVDSTGETTYKKTTSSALKGAIQLGITHTVGSLSTKPERDVLMQDFYVVESIFFPSEGSNLTPAHHYNDFRFKTYAPVAFRYFRELFGIRPDDYLYSLCSEPLIELSNSGASGSLFYVSSDDEFIIKTVQHKEAEFLQKLLPGYYMNLNQNPRTLLPKFYGLYCVQAGGKNIRIVVMNNLLPRSVKMHLKYDLKGSTYKRRASQKEREKVFPTYKDLDFMQDIPDGLFLDSDMYNALCKTLQRDCLVLQSFKIMDYSLLVAIHNIDLAQREHAMADGTSQTDMRRPAAQKALYSTAMESIQGEARRGGTIETDDQMGGIPARNAKGERLLLYIGIIDVLQSYRFVKKLEHSWKALVHDGDTVSVHRPSFYAERFQRFMCNTAFKKIPLKPSPSKKSRSGTTVPRRSCQGGVPSQSHLSCETKAQVTTEADIEQGSHLGRPDLLPRTLPVDEANSDSIATTLSTSSLGSGGLNSPANRSVGVQVHKADSSAKDLTRTAPGIFLSRSEAASHQFESSAEEEARAAQSNRAHSGSPGPSIPECSTELREQLEDLQETEISF